A stretch of the Proteiniborus ethanoligenes genome encodes the following:
- a CDS encoding superoxide dismutase family protein, translated as MILFNGNMYCPYTNPYISYNNFFEYGEEINAIAYIHGGPLAPNLKGVVYFKGVDKGTDVKVRVSNLPNYEPARNGNPPIGPHGFHIHENGLCEIGDPNDPFKSAGGHWNPDNQPHGNHAGDFPVLFSNNGYAEMSFFTNRFKPKDVIGKSIIIHQSPDDYRSQPAGDAGKRLACGVIQPKYY; from the coding sequence ATGATACTTTTTAATGGTAATATGTATTGTCCATATACAAATCCCTATATAAGCTATAATAATTTTTTTGAGTACGGAGAAGAAATAAATGCTATTGCATATATTCATGGTGGGCCTTTAGCGCCAAATCTAAAAGGAGTTGTTTATTTTAAAGGAGTAGATAAAGGCACAGACGTTAAAGTAAGAGTTTCTAATCTTCCTAACTATGAGCCTGCTAGAAATGGTAATCCTCCTATTGGTCCACACGGCTTTCATATTCATGAAAATGGTCTATGTGAAATAGGTGATCCAAACGACCCATTCAAATCAGCGGGTGGACATTGGAACCCAGATAATCAACCCCATGGTAATCATGCAGGTGATTTCCCTGTACTATTCTCAAACAATGGTTATGCAGAAATGAGTTTTTTTACTAATAGATTTAAACCAAAAGATGTCATTGGTAAGTCTATAATAATACACCAAAGTCCAGATGATTACCGTTCGCAGCCTGCTGGTGATGCAGGTAAGAGACTCGCTTGTGGAGTAATACAACCTAAATATTATTAA
- a CDS encoding bacteriohemerythrin: MIFNWKDRFSTGIEEIDKQHKRLFEIGGEIYNLATLKDGQDHYDEIIALLGHLKEYTEYHFGYEEELMEKYNYNKLEEHKQQHEMFVKKLVEIDTQDIDSKQKKVILDILDFIVNWISSHILGADFQYKDIIK, encoded by the coding sequence ATGATATTTAATTGGAAGGATAGGTTTAGTACAGGAATAGAGGAAATTGACAAACAACATAAAAGATTATTTGAGATAGGAGGGGAAATATATAATCTTGCAACATTAAAGGATGGACAAGACCATTATGATGAGATAATAGCATTATTAGGCCATTTAAAAGAATATACCGAATACCATTTTGGATATGAAGAAGAATTAATGGAAAAATATAACTACAATAAACTTGAAGAGCACAAACAGCAACACGAAATGTTTGTAAAAAAGCTAGTCGAAATTGACACTCAAGACATAGATTCAAAGCAGAAAAAAGTTATTTTAGATATTTTAGACTTTATTGTAAATTGGATATCTAGTCATATACTAGGGGCAGATTTTCAATATAAGGATATTATTAAATAG
- a CDS encoding AAA family ATPase — MFHLKEVSYLNKKHQSYHGYPFSIPLISSFEKITFDSPITILVGENGTGKSTLLEAIACAIGSIAIGDTDINTDREFEYARKLSKYLNLSWSVKTNKGFFLRAEDFINYMRKLHEIRMDMEQELQEIDNRYTGRTLHAHSLARMPYARSLNEMDNMYNGGLESKSHGESFLEFFSSRFIPNGLYILDEPETPLSPMNQFAFMAMIKEMIKQNSQFIIATHSPIIMAHPDASIYDLNSLPIKKTVYNEIESVKFFRSFLNNPQGFIRHL, encoded by the coding sequence ATGTTTCATCTAAAGGAAGTAAGCTATTTAAATAAAAAGCACCAGTCATACCATGGCTATCCATTTAGTATCCCATTAATAAGCTCTTTTGAAAAAATAACCTTTGACTCACCTATAACCATACTTGTAGGAGAGAACGGGACTGGAAAATCTACTTTGTTAGAGGCTATTGCTTGTGCTATAGGCTCAATTGCAATAGGAGATACAGATATTAACACAGATAGAGAATTTGAATATGCAAGAAAGCTTTCTAAATATCTAAATTTATCCTGGAGTGTAAAAACAAATAAAGGGTTCTTTTTAAGAGCTGAAGATTTTATTAATTATATGAGAAAATTACATGAGATTAGAATGGATATGGAACAGGAGTTACAAGAGATTGATAACAGATATACAGGAAGAACTCTACACGCGCATAGTCTTGCCAGAATGCCTTATGCACGTTCCTTAAATGAAATGGACAATATGTATAATGGAGGTTTGGAATCTAAATCACATGGAGAGAGTTTTTTAGAGTTTTTTAGCTCCAGATTTATTCCTAATGGACTATATATATTAGACGAGCCTGAAACACCTTTATCTCCGATGAATCAATTTGCTTTTATGGCTATGATTAAAGAAATGATTAAGCAAAATTCTCAGTTCATTATAGCTACTCATTCTCCAATAATCATGGCACATCCAGATGCTTCTATATATGACCTAAATAGTTTACCCATAAAAAAAACAGTCTATAATGAAATAGAATCAGTTAAATTTTTCAGGTCATTTCTTAATAATCCACAGGGTTTTATAAGACATCTTTAG
- the galE gene encoding UDP-glucose 4-epimerase GalE — translation MAILVCGGAGYIGSHCVYDLIENGEKVIVVDNLQTGHINAIHKEAIFYQGDIKEINFLNTVFSKHEIEAVIHFAANSLVGESMIDPLKYYNNNVHGTEILLKAMAINNTKKIVFSSSAAVYGETKTFPIKESDTTEPTNPYGETKLAMEKMMKWADIAYGIKYVALRYFNVAGAHPRGLIGEDHNPETHLIPLILQVPLNKREKIFIYGDDYPTRDGTCIRDYIHVKDLINGHILALEYLRKDNESNIFNLGNGLGFSVKEIIEAAEYVTGFSINKEFTARRHGDPAILVSSSQKAKEILGWEPQYTDIRDIISSAWKFHKNNVDGFKK, via the coding sequence ATGGCTATACTTGTTTGTGGTGGAGCGGGTTATATAGGCTCTCATTGCGTATATGATTTAATAGAAAATGGAGAAAAGGTTATAGTTGTTGACAACCTTCAGACAGGACATATTAATGCTATACATAAAGAAGCTATATTTTATCAAGGGGATATTAAAGAAATTAACTTTTTAAATACTGTATTTTCAAAACATGAGATTGAAGCAGTAATACATTTTGCGGCTAATTCTTTAGTTGGCGAGAGTATGATAGATCCACTAAAGTATTATAACAACAATGTCCATGGAACCGAAATATTGCTAAAGGCTATGGCTATAAATAATACTAAAAAGATAGTGTTTTCTTCTTCTGCTGCTGTTTATGGAGAAACTAAAACTTTTCCTATAAAAGAATCAGATACTACTGAGCCCACGAACCCATATGGCGAAACTAAACTAGCTATGGAAAAAATGATGAAATGGGCAGATATAGCTTATGGAATAAAATATGTTGCACTAAGATATTTTAATGTAGCAGGAGCTCATCCTAGAGGTCTTATTGGAGAAGATCATAATCCTGAAACCCACCTAATCCCTTTAATACTTCAGGTCCCTTTAAATAAAAGGGAAAAAATATTTATCTACGGGGATGATTATCCCACAAGGGATGGGACCTGTATTAGAGATTATATACATGTAAAAGATTTAATAAATGGGCATATATTAGCACTTGAGTATTTAAGAAAAGATAATGAAAGCAATATTTTCAATTTAGGGAATGGTCTAGGATTTTCAGTAAAAGAGATTATCGAAGCAGCTGAATATGTTACAGGATTTTCTATTAATAAAGAGTTTACAGCTAGAAGACATGGGGATCCTGCGATTCTAGTTTCTTCTTCACAGAAGGCAAAAGAAATTCTTGGCTGGGAACCACAATATACAGATATTAGAGATATAATATCCTCAGCTTGGAAATTCCATAAAAATAATGTAGACGGGTTTAAGAAGTAA
- a CDS encoding glutamine--tRNA ligase/YqeY domain fusion protein: MNDKPISSNFIRNIVIADLESGKHKEIITRFPPEPNGYLHIGHAKSITLNFELADEFNGRTHLRFDDTNPTKEEVEYVESIKEDVKWLGFQWEALYFASDYFEEMYNRAVLLIKKEKAYVCDLSVDEIRQYRGTLTEPGKESPYRNRTIEENLDLFERMRKGEFKDGEKVLRAKIDMTSPNVNMRDPVIYRISHTSHHNTGDKWCIYPMYSFAHPLEDAIEGITHSICTLEFEDQRPLYDWFVRECEMEHQPQQIEFARLNLTNTVMSKRKLKKFVDENIVDGWDDPRMPTISGLRRKGYTPDAIKSFCRAIGVAKNNSVVDEQMLEHFVREDLKLKVPRVMAVIRPLKVVITNYLEGQVEWLDAENNSENPELGERKIPFSREIYIESDDFMEEPPKKYFRLFPGNEVRLKNAYFIKCNEVIKDDQGNVVELRCTYDPETKSGTGFTGRKVKGTIHWVEASNAMPAEIRLYEPLILDDEEEEGDTFLDNVNPNSLEILQGYVEPNMKEAMPQDKFQFFRHGYFNVDTKYTTKDRLVFNRIVSLKSSFKI, from the coding sequence ATGAATGATAAACCAATATCATCAAATTTTATTAGAAATATTGTAATAGCTGACCTAGAGTCTGGAAAGCATAAAGAAATAATTACAAGGTTTCCTCCTGAGCCTAATGGATATTTACATATTGGGCATGCTAAGTCTATTACTTTAAATTTTGAATTAGCTGACGAATTTAATGGTAGAACACATCTTCGCTTTGATGATACAAATCCAACAAAGGAAGAGGTAGAATATGTAGAATCTATAAAAGAGGATGTAAAGTGGCTTGGCTTTCAATGGGAAGCTCTATATTTTGCATCTGATTATTTTGAAGAAATGTATAATAGAGCTGTGCTATTGATAAAAAAGGAGAAGGCTTATGTATGTGATTTATCTGTAGATGAAATAAGACAATACAGAGGGACCCTTACAGAGCCAGGAAAAGAAAGCCCATATAGAAATAGAACTATTGAAGAAAACTTAGATCTTTTTGAAAGAATGAGAAAAGGTGAATTTAAAGACGGTGAAAAGGTATTAAGAGCCAAAATAGATATGACATCTCCTAATGTAAATATGAGGGATCCAGTTATCTATAGAATATCCCACACATCACACCATAACACAGGAGACAAATGGTGCATATACCCTATGTATTCATTTGCTCACCCTTTGGAGGATGCAATAGAGGGTATTACACATTCTATATGCACATTAGAATTTGAAGATCAAAGACCATTATATGATTGGTTTGTAAGAGAATGTGAAATGGAGCATCAACCACAGCAGATAGAGTTTGCAAGATTAAACTTGACCAATACAGTAATGAGTAAAAGAAAGCTAAAAAAGTTTGTAGATGAAAACATTGTAGATGGCTGGGATGATCCAAGAATGCCTACAATATCTGGACTTAGAAGAAAAGGATATACTCCAGATGCTATTAAGAGCTTTTGTAGAGCCATTGGAGTTGCAAAAAATAATAGTGTTGTAGATGAGCAAATGCTAGAGCATTTTGTAAGAGAAGATTTAAAGCTTAAGGTACCCAGAGTAATGGCTGTTATTAGACCTTTGAAGGTAGTTATTACAAATTATCTAGAGGGGCAAGTTGAGTGGCTAGATGCAGAGAATAATTCTGAAAACCCAGAATTAGGCGAAAGAAAGATTCCATTCTCTAGAGAAATATATATAGAAAGTGATGACTTCATGGAAGAACCTCCTAAAAAATACTTTAGACTTTTTCCAGGGAATGAAGTTAGATTAAAGAATGCATATTTTATAAAATGCAATGAGGTAATAAAAGATGATCAAGGAAATGTAGTTGAATTAAGATGTACTTATGACCCTGAAACTAAGAGTGGAACAGGTTTCACAGGAAGAAAAGTTAAGGGGACAATTCACTGGGTGGAAGCAAGCAATGCAATGCCAGCTGAAATAAGACTTTATGAGCCTCTAATTCTTGATGATGAAGAGGAAGAAGGGGATACATTTTTGGATAATGTGAATCCAAATTCTCTAGAGATATTACAAGGATACGTGGAGCCAAACATGAAAGAAGCCATGCCACAGGATAAATTTCAGTTTTTTAGACATGGATATTTTAATGTAGACACTAAATATACTACTAAAGATAGATTGGTATTTAATAGAATAGTATCCTTGAAAAGCTCATTTAAAATATAG
- a CDS encoding aminopeptidase P family protein — MNKDFYINNRKKITDKLEDNSLLLLFSGTAPHKSADAYYDFIVNKNFFYLVGAEREKFALLIEKKKGKVKENLFIDKVTELEEKWTGFRMTEDEAKEISGIENVKPIDSLTEYLNSTLFNGEFSNFYLDLERQRWDFDNTKALSLAKDIRDRYPHIKINNAYSILVKSRMIKTEEEIEMIKKAIDITNEGIKMIMENSQPGMMEYQLESYFDFEIKRLGAKRHAFNTIAASGKNAIVLHYLENNCEMQDGDLILFDLGAEYNNYCADISRTFPVNGKFTERQKELYNIVLKSQLETINAVKPGLPYKELNKVTKKVLIEECKKIGLIKDDDEISKYYYHGVSHYLGLDTHDVGERDVNLEPGMVLTIEPGLYIEEEGIGIRIEDNVVVTPDGCINLSIDIIKTVEEIEAFMNK, encoded by the coding sequence ATGAATAAAGATTTTTACATAAACAACAGAAAAAAAATCACAGACAAGCTAGAAGATAATTCATTGTTATTATTATTCTCAGGTACGGCTCCTCACAAATCTGCAGATGCATATTACGATTTTATAGTTAATAAAAACTTCTTTTATCTAGTAGGTGCTGAAAGAGAAAAATTTGCTTTATTAATTGAAAAGAAAAAAGGTAAAGTAAAAGAAAATTTATTTATAGATAAAGTTACAGAATTAGAGGAAAAATGGACAGGTTTTAGAATGACAGAAGATGAGGCTAAAGAGATTTCAGGAATAGAAAACGTTAAACCAATAGATAGTCTTACGGAATATTTAAACAGTACATTGTTTAATGGTGAATTTTCTAATTTTTACTTAGACTTAGAAAGACAAAGATGGGACTTTGATAATACTAAAGCCTTAAGCTTAGCAAAAGACATTAGAGATAGATATCCACATATTAAGATTAACAATGCATATAGCATACTTGTTAAATCTAGAATGATAAAAACAGAAGAAGAAATAGAGATGATTAAAAAAGCTATAGATATTACTAATGAAGGCATAAAAATGATCATGGAAAATTCACAGCCAGGCATGATGGAATATCAGCTGGAGTCTTATTTTGATTTTGAAATAAAAAGACTAGGAGCAAAAAGACATGCTTTTAATACCATTGCTGCTTCTGGAAAAAACGCAATAGTATTACACTATTTAGAAAATAATTGTGAAATGCAGGATGGAGACCTTATACTATTTGATTTAGGTGCAGAATATAATAATTACTGTGCAGATATATCTAGAACCTTTCCTGTAAATGGAAAGTTTACAGAAAGACAGAAGGAACTTTATAATATTGTCTTAAAATCACAATTAGAAACAATAAATGCGGTAAAGCCAGGACTTCCTTATAAAGAATTAAACAAAGTAACTAAAAAGGTATTAATTGAAGAATGTAAAAAAATTGGTCTAATTAAAGACGATGATGAGATATCTAAGTATTATTACCATGGCGTAAGTCACTATTTAGGGCTAGATACCCATGATGTCGGAGAGCGTGATGTAAACCTTGAGCCAGGAATGGTATTAACAATTGAACCAGGATTATATATTGAAGAAGAAGGCATAGGTATAAGAATAGAAGATAATGTTGTAGTTACGCCTGATGGCTGTATAAACCTATCAATTGATATAATAAAAACCGTTGAGGAAATAGAAGCTTTTATGAATAAATAA
- a CDS encoding alanyl-tRNA editing protein, which translates to MTEKIYLENPYLKELTAKVVNKEYSNSKFYITLNRTIIYPHLSGGQPMDKATINDIKVIDVYEEDDKIIHVLSDNINSNSVSLSIDWDTRFDHMQQHSGQHILSAVFYKLYNATTLSMHIGREYVYIDVSLPLLTEDDIKKIERFANEIIYSNFPIKTYKVENNDISSIPLRKPPRVDRNIRVVEIENVDYSPCAGTHLRNTGEVGIIKIRKWERYKGNIRIEFVCGNRALKDYSLKNLHINSISALLSAKDIDTYNAVEKLYNDYKLLEKQLLDTKTELLTHQINDFLKESYTKNNIRIVHRILYDFDPKMARYAMSQILALENTICILCVVENNNKCQILMGRSPNINIDVKEIFNSVIHLLDGKGGGNAELAQGGGTNIDNIPVFMEKSLEILDGLI; encoded by the coding sequence ATGACTGAAAAAATCTATCTTGAAAATCCATATTTAAAGGAATTGACTGCAAAAGTAGTAAATAAAGAATATTCTAATAGTAAATTTTATATTACATTAAATAGAACTATAATATATCCTCATTTATCTGGCGGACAACCTATGGATAAAGCTACTATCAACGATATAAAGGTCATTGATGTATACGAGGAAGATGACAAAATCATTCATGTACTTAGTGATAATATTAACTCAAATTCAGTTAGTTTATCTATTGATTGGGATACACGTTTTGATCATATGCAGCAACATTCAGGACAGCACATACTATCTGCAGTTTTTTACAAGCTATACAACGCAACTACTTTAAGCATGCATATCGGACGTGAATACGTGTACATAGATGTTTCTCTGCCTTTATTAACTGAAGATGATATTAAAAAAATTGAAAGATTTGCAAATGAAATAATATATAGCAATTTCCCTATAAAAACTTATAAGGTTGAAAACAACGATATAAGTTCTATTCCCTTGCGCAAACCACCAAGGGTAGATAGAAATATTAGGGTAGTTGAAATAGAAAATGTTGATTATTCTCCTTGTGCTGGAACACATCTTAGAAATACTGGAGAAGTTGGTATTATTAAAATAAGAAAATGGGAACGATACAAAGGTAATATTCGAATAGAATTTGTCTGCGGTAATAGAGCCTTAAAGGATTACTCCTTGAAAAATCTTCATATAAACAGTATCTCTGCTTTGCTTTCTGCTAAGGATATAGATACTTATAATGCTGTAGAGAAGCTCTATAATGATTATAAACTATTAGAGAAACAATTGTTAGATACTAAAACAGAGCTATTAACACATCAGATCAATGATTTTCTGAAGGAAAGCTATACTAAGAATAATATAAGAATTGTTCACAGGATTTTATATGACTTTGATCCTAAAATGGCTAGGTATGCTATGTCTCAAATATTAGCATTAGAAAACACTATATGCATTCTATGTGTTGTAGAAAATAATAACAAATGCCAAATTTTGATGGGAAGATCCCCTAATATTAATATAGATGTAAAAGAGATCTTTAATTCTGTTATCCATTTGCTAGACGGTAAAGGTGGAGGAAATGCTGAACTAGCACAAGGTGGGGGAACAAATATAGACAACATACCTGTTTTTATGGAAAAAAGCTTAGAAATATTAGATGGTTTAATTTAA